One stretch of Saccharopolyspora erythraea DNA includes these proteins:
- a CDS encoding DUF885 domain-containing protein, protein MDPSALVTEYVRLGLRFDRLVPGFTDAYTGDPELRRKVRNETRPDPSALAARARGLLAELPGAELGRQREAFLSAQLTALECAGRKLAGEQMSFTAEAAAYFQARITPGDPDDYRRAHHELDEVLPGHGTLGERIKSLRERNRIPPERLRHCVLALSSALRDRVRARFRLPPQETVDYRIVTGEVWGGFNQYLGDFRSRVAINADAGHSAAELPHLIAHESYPGHHTEHCRKEAGLVDRQQRIEHTIFLINTPQCLLAEGIADLGLHAVVGRGWGAWAAEILADLGVVFDGELAERVETAMGRLLAVRQDALVMLHDRGKDETEVVNFLRRWQLLPDSTARRLVRFMADPLWRAYTTTYVEGYKLLRTWLELAPAGTTGGERYRRLLDEPLVPETIREEIAGQIPMFTR, encoded by the coding sequence ATGGACCCCTCCGCTCTCGTGACCGAGTACGTGCGGCTCGGTCTGCGGTTCGACCGGCTGGTGCCGGGCTTCACCGACGCCTACACCGGCGACCCGGAGCTGCGCAGGAAGGTCCGCAACGAGACCCGTCCGGATCCGAGCGCGCTCGCCGCCCGCGCCCGCGGCCTGCTCGCGGAGCTGCCCGGCGCGGAGCTGGGGCGGCAGCGCGAGGCGTTCCTCAGCGCGCAGCTCACGGCGCTGGAGTGCGCCGGGCGGAAGCTGGCTGGCGAGCAGATGTCCTTCACGGCCGAGGCCGCCGCGTACTTCCAGGCGCGGATCACCCCCGGCGATCCCGACGACTACCGGCGCGCGCACCACGAGCTGGACGAGGTGCTGCCCGGCCACGGCACCCTCGGCGAGCGGATCAAGTCGCTGCGCGAGCGGAACCGCATCCCGCCGGAGCGGCTCCGGCACTGTGTGCTGGCGTTGTCGAGCGCTCTGCGGGACCGCGTGCGAGCCCGGTTCCGCCTGCCACCTCAGGAAACCGTCGACTACCGCATCGTGACCGGTGAGGTGTGGGGAGGCTTCAACCAGTACCTGGGCGACTTCCGCTCGCGGGTCGCCATCAACGCCGATGCCGGGCACAGCGCCGCCGAACTGCCGCACCTCATCGCGCACGAGTCCTATCCCGGGCACCACACCGAGCACTGCCGCAAGGAAGCCGGGCTGGTCGACCGGCAGCAGCGCATCGAACACACGATCTTCCTGATCAACACCCCCCAGTGCCTGCTGGCCGAGGGGATCGCCGACCTCGGTTTGCACGCCGTCGTCGGCCGCGGCTGGGGCGCGTGGGCCGCCGAGATCCTCGCCGACCTGGGCGTCGTGTTCGACGGCGAGCTCGCCGAACGCGTCGAGACCGCGATGGGCCGGCTGCTCGCGGTGCGCCAGGACGCCCTGGTGATGCTGCACGACCGGGGGAAGGACGAGACCGAGGTGGTGAACTTCCTGCGCCGGTGGCAACTGCTGCCCGACAGCACCGCGCGGCGGCTCGTCCGGTTCATGGCCGACCCGCTGTGGCGGGCCTACACCACCACCTACGTGGAGGGATACAAGCTGCTGCGGACCTGGCTCGAGCTCGCGCCCGCCGGGACGACGGGCGGCGAGCGCTACCGGCGGCTGCTCGACGAACCGCTGGTGCCGGAGACCATCCGCGAGGAAATCGCCGGACAGATCCCCATGTTCACCCGTTGA
- a CDS encoding isoprenyl transferase translates to MALKVRLREFIVDIYERRLRRKLDVSKSPRHVGVILDGNRRWAKEAGFDVNHGHREGARKIAEMLGWCQEADVEVVTLWLLSTDNLNRTSDELSALLEIIAGVVDELTEPGKPWQVRIVGALDLLPTETAARLSAAALRTKGRTGMQVNVAVGYGGRQEIADAVRKLLQQHAEAGTTIDELAEVLTVDHIAEHLYTSGQPDPDLLIRTSGEQRLSGFMLWQSAHSEFWFCEAYWPAFRRVDFLRALREYAARHRRFGG, encoded by the coding sequence GTGGCGCTTAAGGTTCGGCTCCGAGAGTTCATCGTCGACATCTACGAACGGCGGCTGCGCCGGAAGCTCGACGTGTCGAAATCACCCCGGCACGTCGGCGTGATCCTCGACGGAAACCGCAGGTGGGCCAAGGAAGCCGGTTTCGACGTCAACCACGGTCACCGCGAGGGCGCGCGCAAGATCGCCGAGATGCTCGGCTGGTGCCAGGAAGCCGACGTCGAGGTCGTCACGCTCTGGCTGCTCTCCACCGACAACCTCAACCGCACCAGCGACGAGCTGTCGGCGCTGCTGGAGATCATCGCCGGTGTGGTCGACGAGCTGACCGAGCCCGGAAAGCCCTGGCAGGTGCGGATAGTCGGCGCGCTCGACCTGCTGCCGACCGAGACCGCGGCCCGGCTCTCGGCGGCGGCGTTGCGCACCAAGGGCCGCACGGGAATGCAGGTCAACGTCGCCGTCGGCTACGGCGGGCGGCAGGAGATCGCCGACGCCGTGCGCAAGCTGCTCCAGCAGCACGCCGAGGCGGGCACGACCATCGACGAGCTGGCCGAGGTGCTCACCGTCGACCACATCGCCGAGCACCTCTACACCTCCGGGCAGCCGGATCCCGACCTGCTCATCCGAACTTCCGGTGAGCAGCGGCTGTCCGGCTTCATGCTGTGGCAGTCCGCGCACTCGGAGTTCTGGTTCTGCGAGGCGTACTGGCCCGCTTTCCGGCGGGTGGACTTCCTGCGCGCGCTGCGCGAGTACGCGGCGCGGCACCGCCGCTTCGGCGGCTAG
- the trhA gene encoding PAQR family membrane homeostasis protein TrhA: MTARRSTAIVKPRLRGWIHLWSLVVSAAAGVTLIALAGSTVSAAAAVGTSIYVATVLGLFGVSALYHRKTWKSVGARTWMRRLDHSMIFLFIAGTYTPFAMLAMQPTTGAVVLAVVWGGALGGVVLKLAWPNAPRWVGVPVYIALGWVAVFVLPDLLQNAGVAALVLLLAGGVLYTAGAVFYATRWPDPWPKTFGYHEFFHAAVSSAAVCHHVAIWLALYS, from the coding sequence ATGACCGCCCGCCGCTCGACGGCGATCGTCAAGCCGAGGCTGCGCGGCTGGATCCACCTCTGGTCCCTGGTTGTCTCGGCCGCGGCCGGCGTGACGCTGATCGCGCTCGCGGGGTCGACGGTGTCGGCTGCCGCCGCGGTCGGGACGTCGATCTACGTGGCGACCGTGCTCGGCCTGTTCGGCGTAAGTGCGCTCTATCACCGCAAGACGTGGAAGTCGGTCGGTGCGCGTACCTGGATGCGCAGGCTCGACCACTCCATGATCTTCCTGTTCATCGCGGGTACCTACACGCCGTTCGCGATGCTGGCGATGCAGCCGACCACCGGTGCCGTCGTGCTGGCCGTGGTCTGGGGCGGCGCGCTGGGCGGCGTGGTGCTCAAGCTCGCCTGGCCGAACGCGCCGCGCTGGGTCGGCGTGCCGGTCTACATCGCGCTGGGCTGGGTGGCCGTGTTCGTGCTGCCGGACCTGCTGCAGAACGCCGGGGTCGCCGCGCTCGTGCTGCTGCTGGCCGGTGGTGTGCTCTACACGGCGGGCGCGGTCTTCTACGCCACGCGCTGGCCGGACCCGTGGCCGAAGACCTTCGGCTACCACGAGTTCTTCCACGCCGCGGTCTCCAGCGCCGCCGTCTGCCACCACGTGGCGATCTGGCTGGCCCTCTACTCCTGA
- a CDS encoding GNAT family N-acetyltransferase has translation MDLRTAEPGELPRLQSVEVASGEPFREIGMPEIADSPPLPLDALTAYQRAGRAWVAVEGGEPVAFVVVELVDGAAHIAQISVHPDHARRGIGRGLLDHVAAWAVERGIRSMTLTTFRTVPWNAPYYRRLGFRELGTDEIGAGLTTVVANETAHGLDPAARVCMRRELT, from the coding sequence GTGGACCTCCGAACCGCCGAGCCCGGCGAGCTCCCCCGCCTCCAGTCCGTCGAGGTCGCCTCCGGCGAGCCCTTCCGCGAGATCGGCATGCCCGAGATCGCCGACAGCCCGCCGCTGCCGCTCGACGCCCTCACCGCCTACCAGCGGGCGGGGCGCGCCTGGGTCGCAGTCGAGGGCGGCGAGCCGGTCGCGTTCGTCGTGGTCGAGCTGGTCGACGGCGCGGCGCACATCGCGCAGATCAGCGTGCATCCCGACCACGCGAGGCGGGGCATCGGGCGCGGCCTGCTCGACCACGTCGCCGCCTGGGCCGTCGAGCGCGGCATCCGCTCGATGACCCTCACCACCTTCCGGACGGTGCCCTGGAACGCGCCGTACTACCGCCGTCTGGGGTTCCGGGAGCTCGGCACCGACGAGATCGGCGCCGGGCTGACCACCGTCGTCGCCAACGAGACCGCGCACGGCCTGGACCCCGCCGCGCGGGTGTGCATGCGCCGCGAGCTGACCTGA
- a CDS encoding thioredoxin domain-containing protein — translation MAHRLADATSPYLLQHADNPVDWWQWSPEAFEEARRRDVPVLLSIGYAACHWCHVMAHESFEDEVTAAVMNENFVNIKVDREERPDVDAVYMEATQAMTGQGGWPMTCFLTPDAEPFHCGTYYPSAPLHGMPSFRQLLDAVAGAWRERGGEVRQAATRVVEQLSAQRTALPESFLDDEVIATAISRLHAEADPEHAGFGDAPKFPPSMVLEFLLRHQERQNAPGSGHTALEMAEATCEAMARGGIYDQLAGGFARYSVDAAWVVPHFEKMLYDNALLLRVYAHLARRRESPLAERVARETAAFLLRDLRTPEGGFAASLDADTEGVEGLTYVWTPEQLAEVLGDADGAWAAELFEVTESGTFEHGTSTLQLKRDPGDPARWRRVRDALYDARSRRPQPGKDDKVVTSWNGMAITALVEASTALGEPEWLAAAEQAAKLLVERHLVDQRLRRSSRDGVVGAAAGVLEDYGCLADGLLSLHQATGEPRWLEVACSLLDTALEQFPDSDNPGAYYDTAADSEELVRRPSDPTDNASPSGASSLTSALLTASALAGGSAAQRYRQAVEQALSRAGLLAERAARFAGHWLSTAEALAHGPLQVAVAGSEDDGDRTALLEAAWRHSPGGAVVLAGEPEATGVPLLADRPLVDGSAAAYVCRGYVCDRPVTGVDDLVETLGRVQVPQS, via the coding sequence ATGGCTCACCGGCTAGCGGACGCGACCAGCCCGTACCTGCTCCAGCACGCCGACAACCCCGTCGACTGGTGGCAGTGGTCGCCGGAGGCGTTCGAGGAGGCCCGCCGGCGCGACGTGCCGGTGCTGCTGTCGATCGGCTACGCGGCCTGCCACTGGTGCCACGTCATGGCGCACGAGTCCTTCGAGGACGAGGTTACGGCCGCGGTCATGAACGAGAACTTCGTCAACATCAAGGTCGACCGCGAGGAGCGGCCCGACGTCGACGCGGTCTACATGGAGGCCACCCAGGCGATGACCGGTCAGGGCGGCTGGCCGATGACCTGCTTCCTCACCCCGGACGCCGAACCGTTCCACTGCGGCACCTACTACCCGTCCGCGCCGCTGCACGGCATGCCGTCGTTCCGGCAGCTCCTCGACGCGGTGGCCGGCGCGTGGCGCGAACGCGGCGGCGAGGTCCGCCAGGCCGCCACCCGGGTGGTGGAGCAGCTCTCGGCGCAGCGCACGGCACTGCCGGAGTCCTTTTTGGACGACGAGGTCATCGCCACCGCGATCTCGCGCCTGCACGCCGAGGCCGACCCCGAGCACGCCGGCTTCGGCGACGCGCCGAAGTTCCCGCCGTCGATGGTGCTGGAGTTCCTGCTGCGCCACCAGGAGCGCCAGAACGCGCCGGGCAGCGGGCACACCGCGCTGGAGATGGCCGAGGCCACCTGCGAGGCGATGGCCAGGGGCGGCATCTACGACCAGCTCGCGGGCGGGTTCGCGCGCTACAGCGTCGACGCCGCGTGGGTGGTGCCGCACTTCGAGAAGATGCTCTACGACAACGCCCTGCTGCTGCGCGTCTACGCCCACCTCGCCCGCCGCCGCGAGTCCCCGCTCGCCGAGCGCGTCGCCCGGGAGACCGCGGCGTTCCTGCTGCGTGATCTGCGCACGCCGGAGGGCGGTTTCGCGGCGTCGCTGGACGCCGACACCGAGGGCGTCGAGGGCCTGACCTACGTGTGGACGCCGGAGCAGCTCGCGGAGGTCCTCGGCGACGCCGACGGCGCATGGGCCGCGGAGCTGTTCGAGGTCACCGAGTCCGGCACCTTCGAGCACGGCACGTCGACCCTCCAGCTCAAGCGCGACCCCGGCGACCCCGCCCGCTGGCGACGCGTTCGCGACGCCCTCTACGACGCCAGGAGCCGGCGTCCGCAGCCCGGGAAGGACGACAAGGTCGTCACGTCCTGGAACGGCATGGCCATCACCGCGCTCGTGGAGGCATCGACCGCGCTCGGCGAACCGGAGTGGCTAGCCGCGGCGGAGCAGGCCGCGAAGCTGCTGGTGGAACGGCACCTCGTCGACCAGCGGCTGCGCCGCAGCTCCCGCGACGGCGTCGTCGGCGCCGCGGCCGGTGTGCTGGAGGACTACGGCTGCCTGGCCGACGGGCTGCTCTCGCTGCACCAGGCCACCGGCGAACCGCGCTGGCTCGAGGTCGCGTGCTCGCTGCTGGACACCGCGCTGGAGCAGTTCCCCGACAGCGACAACCCGGGCGCCTACTACGACACCGCCGCGGATTCCGAGGAACTGGTGCGCCGCCCGTCGGACCCCACCGACAACGCAAGCCCGTCCGGTGCGTCGTCGCTGACCTCGGCCCTGCTGACCGCGTCGGCGCTGGCCGGCGGCTCCGCCGCGCAGCGCTACCGGCAGGCCGTCGAGCAGGCGCTGTCGCGGGCCGGGCTGCTCGCGGAGCGGGCGGCCCGCTTCGCGGGCCACTGGCTGAGCACCGCGGAGGCGCTGGCGCACGGCCCGCTCCAGGTCGCGGTTGCCGGCTCCGAGGACGACGGCGACCGCACCGCCCTGCTCGAAGCCGCCTGGCGGCACTCTCCCGGCGGGGCGGTCGTGCTCGCCGGTGAGCCGGAGGCGACCGGTGTGCCGCTGCTGGCCGACCGGCCGCTGGTCGACGGGTCCGCCGCCGCCTACGTCTGCCGGGGCTACGTCTGCGACCGGCCGGTGACCGGCGTCGACGACCTCGTGGAGACCCTGGGGCGCGTGCAGGTCCCGCAGAGCTGA